Part of the Henckelia pumila isolate YLH828 chromosome 2, ASM3356847v2, whole genome shotgun sequence genome is shown below.
TAATAACTAATTTTGGGTGTGTGCATTTCTTAATGGCaaagtgatttttttttgtccactaattttttaaattttggatcTTAGTCCTGTAAATGTTAACACTAATCGAAATAGAATCGTAtgccaaaaatttaaattagttCACCGAAaccaaattttaaaaactttagTGTATTAAATTCAAACTCAGTACAGACCAAGTCATTGGATAAAAATTTGTTTTCCCTTTCTTAATTAATTACCCAGAAATGCTTAAATATGATAATGGTGGCTCTAGATAAGTTTATTGTAAAACCAGGTCAAAACAACGGTCAGAAAGTGGAGGAATTAGGAAAACTACCGCCCTAATGTGCTGGCATCGCAGTCAACAGTCGAAGAATCAGCGCGATGaacaatttcattaaaacagcaaaaaatgaaataaacaaGTCTCACGACCAAATCTCAACTGTCAACAAAAAATCTCTGCAACTCTATGCAACAATTTGAGTCGAAAATCTTACTTTTGCTTATGATTTATGGTTTCAACTGTAGAATAATTCCGATTGTATTTCTCTATGAGACTCGCTAAAATTTGATGATCCGGATCCAATTCAAGGCCAAAGCTTCAAGTTCGGAGATGAACCTGAAATCAAGCAAAAAGTGTTAGAGGGGGTCAGGAGGGTGTCCCGGCGTagcccctccgacgctcaagttagATACGTGAACGAATAAGAGAAAGAGGAGTTTCCCACGAAATGAAAGTGAATGAGCTGCAAATGAAGAGAGAAAACCCGTATTTATAGAAGACAAGGTCTTCCGGGCTTGCCCTCCCAAGACATGAACCCAAGACACAAAGCCAACCTTACCTTCTTAGGGCTCGTCCACCCTAGGGGTCGTCCACCTTAGGCAAGCCCCTCCGCCGCTTCTTTCCTCTACACTCCCCACATCTAATTTCACGTCTCCGTTCCATATTGCCATAAAATCTTGACTCACCTTAGAGACCTCCATGGCTAGGGTCCAACTTGATGGGGCTCTTCTTCAGGCTTTGGGAGCCAACTTCTTCAACACTTGCCTCCATGGACCGACCCTACTTCTTAGTATGATACTCTAACTTTAGTCCTTGATTTATGGGCCTCCATTGGGTTCGAGCACGTGAGTATCACTCTAGATTTACTCGAAATTTCCAGCTTTTATCTCATTATAGTTGTAAAAAATGAGAAAATGATATTTTGGTCAATtaacttgtttatttttttgttttggtctattaatttttcaaattttggttttggtaaactaattttaattttcggtTGCTTTGGTTTGATTGCTGATGCGAAAGCTTGATATGTCAGCATTTTTTGATGTCATGGTCATCATTTTCTGATGTCACATCAGAATTTTTCGATGCCACATCAGCAGTTGATTCAAAATAATTGAAAactaaaagttagtgtaccgaAACCTaactttgaaaagttaatggacaaaaaaaaactaattaatggaccaaaaaaactattttttcgtTTAAAAAAATTGCAGATATTATCCATCATAATGACAAAGTTATTCCGATTGTCATTTTTACAATTTGCAATTCCTTAGTTTCGATTTTTTATCGACTGCGAGGAGATTATAATGAATCGGGCACTTTTCTTCAAGCAACTTAATTTTTTCACATTTTAGGCATGTACCAGTGCTTGGAGCGCCCGcaattattaattaaacaaattaaacCAGCCCTATAATTTGCCACCCATCTTTCATGCCTAAAATAGCTCCCGACCCCATTAATAGCTTCATGCAAACGAGACAAAGAAATTACATGATGATGAAACCTCGTTGATAGGATTGGGATTGGATAATTTGGATCTTACAATATTAtacaaaatcatgtaaaaatTTTCTAACCAATCGTTCCACGAAAAATTAtaatggcaaaaaaaaaaaatatatatcgtTCACCAATAATTCTTCCTAATCCTATATAAACTCCAAAAGGCCTAGTTCATGTCTCGTATCCTCAATTGCATGCAGCAAGAATGGCGGCGAGAGGAAGGATGACCGCGGCAACGCTCGTTTTCTGCTCATTAATCCTCACTCTGCTCGCCTCTGCGTCGAAAACGACGATCCCATATCCCAATGACGTCAAAACTCTACCGGAAAAGAACACCGGTCACACCGAACCCCAGACGAGGTTGCTTTTGGATAACGAATATTCGGATGAGAATGAGAATGAGAATGAGAACGAAAGTAACGGAGATGAGCCGGCGGAGGGAAATGCGCCCCAGGGTTTGATCCAAGGGTTCTATAAGAGTGATTGCCCTCGAGCGGAGCAGATCGTGAATGAGGTGATGACCAAGAATATGCACAAAGATCATGGTCTTGCTGCAGCCATTGTTCGTCTTTTCACGCATGATTGTTTGGTTAAGGTAATTTATTACAACATGGTTGATCCAGACAAATATTTCAATACCCAAAgtaacaaatttaatcgtgatCTTGATATCCAGTACTTAAGACAAATTTTAATATATCGTAATGCAACACGTTTCTTTTGgcaattttattaataatttttttcacaaaactGACATGACACAAGACACATTATGGTAGTGTCAATATCTAACGCAAATTCAGTAATAATAGATGTTAATTAATCTAGCATTATGTTATGTCAGTCTCTATTGTAATTACAAGGCGCTAACTAAGACCACCTAGCCAGAAGTGGACgatattttcagaaaaatcgatGACCTCAAGAGGTGCTCGAAAAATCGACTGTCTAGGCGACGTGCCGGACAAATCAAAATCAATCGCCTAGGCGGGTAACATACAACGTATGTTGttcgaatattttttttaaaaaaattaaatttaaattttttttatatatattttaaatagataACAAATTTATgactttttttttgaaatatatgcacataaaattATTCATATTAATAAACATTGCTGAAAAAATATTAAGGAAAAATTGTTTATTtagtcttgtatgtttgtcactttgcgattttggccatctatattttcagatttcagaattttagtccgctatctttatttttttttttggcaattttagtctttttggATGTGACGGTGATGTGTcaccaatgcagtgctgatatggagctgacgtgtatataTAGTTCCACGTAagtattttcgaataaaaaagacttaaattgccaaaaataaaaacatttaggactaaaactgaaatatgaaaacataaagaACCAAAATcataaagtgacaaacataaaagaccaaaattacagttttcccaaatattaatgaaaatattgaaccaatttattaatattttgactaatataaatttatatattataaaaaaatattatatatatatatgttaaaaaaACCGCCTAAAAATTGCTTAGATACCTAAGCGTTTGGCGGAAGGTGACCATCCGCCTACCTATCGTTTATGGGGTTTATAAACTTTTTTTTGTCAGCATCCTCCTGACAATAAAAATACTAACTTAGCATCGACTACAATTAATTccatatcataaaatatttttactttctTGAAACTCAATAAAACGTACCGATTATAATAACATGCATGCATGCAGGGGTGTGATGCCTCAATCCTGCTAGAGCACACGCCCGAAGGCGAATTCAAAGTCGAGAAAAATTCAGCCATCAACAGCCCGTTCATCAGAGGCTACGACGAAATCTACGAAATCAAAGAACGACTCGAGGCCGAATGCCCCGGCATCGTCTCCTGCGCCGACATACTCGCGTTCGCCAACCGAGACGCCCTCGTCCACTCCGGCCTCCCGGCCTACGAGGTAGCCGGGGGCCGCCGCGACGGCCTATCTTCCCTCGCCACCAACGTCATGAACAACGTACCGCTCCTCACCGCTTCGGCTCAAGGGATTATAGACATTTTCAATAGAAAAGGGCTAACCCTAGAAGACATGGTCGTGTTAGACGGCGCGCACTCCATCGGCAGCGCGCACTGCGTCAACGTTAAACCTCGGATTTCCAACGGAAGCTCGATGGTGCCCCCGAGCTACGTTCATAAACTGCGATCCACGTGCGCGATCATCGGCAACACGGTGTCGTTGGATCCGCTCACGCCGAACAAGATGGATGCGCGGATATACGACGAGTTCTTGGGAAACAGAGCGGTGCTCCTACCGGACGACGTGCTGGCGAGAGAGCCGAACGTGAACGCGGTCATGAAGAAATTGGCCGGTGATCAAGATGGTTGGCTTGCAAAATTTGTAGTTGCTGTTATTAAAATGGGAGAGATTGAAGTGCTGACGGGGGATAAGGGAGAGATCAGGAAAGATTGCAGGGCTGTCAATTGAGGAGGATCATATTCATGCATGCATATATGCTTTGTTGATAATTTGGATATTATAATTCCTATTTTGATAATGTTCTTGATATGATCATTTGAACATTATATACACGTCGATTATTAATGGAAATGAGTTTTATTAAGGTATTGAAGTTTTATGTTTTGCGTGTGCACAGATAACTATTATATTGGTACTGCACATCCtggaaaaaaaaaccaaaaaaaaaaaaatggtcaaCCAAGTTGATGATCAGCATTTCATATGGTACAACGTAACACTCCATATGAATAAAtacttataaaatgtttttcttaaaaaaaattataaaaaattttaaaacttgttttaagaataaatatgtgtttagaTATATAACTATTGTGTAAAAAAGGTTTTATAGTTAAAAATagcaaaaattgtttttttgattttgtatgtttgttaatttgcgattttggttttctatattttcagattttagttttagtatgctatcttttttttttaattttagttattttttcgATGTGATGCTGATGTGACACTaatgcagtgctgatgtggagctgacgtgtatggTGTCACATAAGTATTTTCGCAAATCGGAACTTGCAatactaaaattgaaatatgaaaacatagaggaccaaaatcatAAAGTGACAAACATCCAGGATCAAAACTGTAGTtttctcttaaaaataattaaaaagtgtttgggcaactattttataaaaactttttagctctaataatttttttgtaatcGATTTATTACCCAATTGATTTgcatttcttcttattttaaaaggtgaaaacataaaaaataccATGTCATCattctttaaaaaattatatttgaagaacatttttaaaaaaaaaatcataaacttTTACAAATATAATGTACAAAcacatactttaaatttttcacttataaaataataaaaatatttttaatatctaAACGAAACCTATATTTATTTAATGggctataaaaatattaaaaaataaccaATTAATATCTAACACTATTAAGATGCATATAATATCtgtttttatcattttaaaaacATGTTCTAGTGCAACAACTCGATCGGTCTCTCTCTTCTCttcatctattttttttttaatcatcatTTTTGTTCAAATACTGACACGGCTTTAGATATGCTTACAATACCTAACTTAGATATATAGCAATATCAAATATCATGTCAACACTTCGGtaacaaaaaactaaaaatcTATTCtatattataatgcatgagggTGCTAGAATAATCGTTTTTGGTCATTTTAATGGTTGTACCAAATTACCCCACCAGCATATAACTACCCCACTTTCTCACATTCTTCTCCATGTTATTTTCTTAACCATCTATTTTGTAATAGTGAAAAATAAATcacgataatatatatatatatatatatatatatatatatatatgtaaatacatagaattatatattatatcgtTCGCGTGTGCATGGATACTAGTATAAAAGAAGTCTCATAGTCATTAATTGAAATAGCCCTTTCATATTTTTCAGAAATCCATTCGTGAGATGAAAAACAACTCACGCTTCAACTGACAATAATTTTATAAGTAATATCCAATATTAGTTTGATACAAACAGATATCACATACTCCCATAATTAGATAAATCGTTTCACGAGTATGCATAAAAACTCGTAGAAAATGAATTATCTTGCACAAAAAACGTATAGAATTAAATTTACACACACCATGAAAACGAACATTGATACTACTTAAGGCTTGCCCTGTTTTTATCGGGGATAGGATATTCGATCTCCGATAATCGACTTCTAGCCTTGGTTTGAAAGAATGAAGTCAAAATCCATTTTAGTTAAGGATGCATGATCAATTGAAatgattttttctttttctcgtaccaacaccttctaacattaaattatatatttctttcaaataaattttcaagtCAATATCGTTACACTCGTCTACAAATTATTCTTAATCTCcaaactttttatttttacgTAAACTTTTCTTGTTTGGCGAACACCGATTCCCTTTGTGGGTGTTGAAAAGCATAAATAACTTACGTTGCaagataaaaatatattaaggaAAAATTGTAAATTTGGTCTTATATGTTTGTCACTCTGCGATTTTAATCCTCTATGCTTtaatatttcagttttagtcctgcatttttttatttttggaaattttggtctttttttattcgaaaatgcttacatgACACtttacacgtcagctccacatcagcactgaattggtgccacgtcagtgccacgtcggaaaaaggactaaaattaccaaaaaaaaataaagatagcggactaaaactcaaatctgaaatataaaaatactgaaatcgcaaagtgacaaacatacaagaccgaaaaagaaatttttccatatattaataatattttcctattttggataagattttatttttatgtttttcagACTCTTTTGCACATAATAGATACTAATAATCCTCGCACGCAAAAATTCGCTTGCATAAATAGTTTATATTACATCTAAAAACAATAATgaacatttttttatatatttttaaaatgaaaattaaaattgaaatatgataATTATAAGTAGTAAGGGACATTTTTGTCCATTCATTATTTTGACCAATATGGTTATTCTAAGGGTTCATGCATTATTTTATTGTATAGATATCTGATCTtttgcttaaaaatatttagttctTACTAAAcacttattttcatattttgtaGGGATCTAATCACTGAAAAGTCTCTATAAACACATGACAAGAGAAGATAGCTGCAACGTACAAAAAAGAGCAAGATTATGGAAAATCGAGAAGCTCTGAATGTCGAAGAAGATTGAAGATATTTTGAAGGATTTTTACGTCCGATCGTTGTTGTATTTTTGTGCTACTGTGATGAGTTGAGAACATACAATACAACACTTGCAAAAGTGTTGGTTAAAGATGTTTTCATTATTATCTGATTTCGACACTCGGGATTAACACCTTATTGGTTTTATTGTATTTGGTTATTTGTAATTAAGGTGTTATTTATGTTGAAACTGACATGTCTTCAAAGCTGGCTGGTCTCAGTTCAGGAGACCACAATCGAAATAAGGAACATGAACTGGATGTGGAAACTGAATGTCGAGTCTAGCTAAATGGAGTACTCACTAGCTCAACTGGACACCAAGACAACTGATGAGATCAGTTGAGGCTAGTCTCAACTGGAGATGCAAGCGAAGAATGAATGAAGCAGTCATGGAAACTGGATTCAGTCAAGAATAAAGTCATTCGAGTGTGCTTGATTGAGTATCTATGCAACTAAGTGGTCATCTGGCCAATGGCAGTCAGTTGTCCATACAACCCATTCAGTTGTTTAGTTTGTTACAGAAGCTGTTGGACGGTTATGCAAACAATTATATGGTTATAACGCCTAGTCACCTATATATACATCAGTCAGCTGTAAGCAGAAGAGAGttgttttttttggaaaatcagTCGAGTAAGTTCAAGATCAGTTTAAACACATTAATTCATTTAGTGAAGGGGTTGAAAGCTTGGATTTTATTGAAAGTTTTGTTGAGTAGTTGTAGCTTGCGTTGTAATTGTAAAACTTCAGTTGAATAAGATTTGCTCTGCACATGGACGTAGGTAGGGCTGGGTACGGTACGGTATATCGTACCAAACTTTGATACCGTATACCGTACCGTACCATATCGGTATGAAGAATTTCATACCGGTACcataccgaaaattcggtatacggtataccgaattttcggtatgGAGAATTTTTATATCgaataccgtaccgaaaataaaaaaaatccggTATACcgtgaaaaatttaaaaaaaataataaatttggtATATTCAGTATaccgaaataaaaaattttatataccgTTATCGATATCAAAAatttaccgtaccgaaatttttggtatactGATTTTTCGATATATTCGGTAAATTTTTCAGTACGGTATGACGGTATTTTCGACATTTCGGTATTTTTCCCCAGCCCTAGACGTAGGCACTTTTGTGGCCGAACCACTTCAGTATTTGTGTTCTTTATTATATGCATTTTCATTGTTGTGTAGTCCAATTTTGACAATAATTTATTGAATTTCATTAAATACTCGTCATAgatcataaaaaattattttttcaactTATTGGAAAAGtagttttttcataaaaaatcaATAGTATTGACTTTTGTTAACCGATTACATTTGTATTGATTATTTTACCCCGTAGAGCCGCACAAGTACTGGTTACTAGCTCGTGcatataattatttttgagcatttgtttattttagttttatttacgTTTTAAATTTCTGCTGCATATTGTCTTAGGTATTCACAACACCAAAGACAACATCTACTAATAAAATTACATGCAAAATTTCTTTCAGGTGTCATATCACATTACATAAAATTATATCATACATTACATATATACAacacataatttaaataattaacaaCACAAAATATGAATTAAAGGGTTGTTGGACATTAAATGAATAACATGCTTAGGTACAtagttgaaaataaaaaataataattctaatcCGATCGGTCTAAATCCGAACCTAATCCATTTGCATTCAGTCAACGATATGGTCAGGACCAATTCAGATAATGTTTGgctaaatttattgtaaataactTGTAAGCTCTCTGCTCCAATATCCTATAAGATATGTTTAACgtcttatttaaaaataaactgttaaattttaattaacttattttaaacaatggAAACATATTCATTTGTTtagtattataaaatatttttatcaacataattataaaaaatggacacaagtggagtatatatatatttgggatGCCATAAAATTTACATAGTAAATTAATATGGGTATATagtctttttaaaatattaaggtCATATTTGCAAATGTTTAAAAAAAGTGATTATGGACTTTTCTAGCTTTACAAAGTTTTCATCAAATTTGTAGATAAAAATCTATAATCATTTTTTCAAGTATTTTCAAACACGGCCTAAAaaatatatcttattaaataatTTGGGGTAACCCGACTCTTTAACAAACCGAGGCTGCATTTTTTGGAATCTGGTCTAGCAACATATACCTGTCGGACACTACATATTTCAGTTTTCAATATCATTTGTTTGCCAACCATTTTTGGTGCCTAAAATGGCTTCCAACCTCCCATACCCATAAGATATatcattattttcatataactACTGCACATTACACAATAAGCCAACACCGTTGATGGGATTAGAGATTTTTGGATCTTGCAACATGCATGAAATCATGTCGAATTCGATAACCAACAGATCCACGAAAAATGTGACACTACACacgtcattttaaaaaaatcatgtataagaattacatatttaaaaaatttacattCACTAATAATATTTCTTCCTATATAGACCTCTCATCTCAAATGCCAAAAGGCCACGCTCATGTCTCGTAATTCTGAATTGTATGGTGGCAAGAATGGCAGCAAGAGGAAGGATTATGGTAGCAACGTTCATTTCTTGTGTATTAATCCTCCCTGTGCTGGCCTCTGCGTACGAACCAAGCGAATCAGGACTGCGGTTCGCGTTTCCTGATTTCATCAACTCATTAAGCAGTTTTGAAGGTCTTCAAACCAAGGATACACCCAAGGACAGCGACAGCGACAGCGACAGCGACGACACCGGCCGTTCCCAGGGTTCCGAGGAACCCGAAAACAGGATGTCCTATGGAAGTCCGTCGAAAGACGAGGACATAGAGAGGGCGAAAATCGAGCAGGCCGGGGAACGAAAAGACGACCAACCAGAAGCCAAACCTGTTAGTAATGAAGATCATGGAGGTGAAGGTGAAGCCAAGACGCCCGTCGTCGCTAAAAGCGAAGCCACGCCGGTCGAAAATGGAAAAGAGGGTTTGGTGGAAGGGTTCTATGATAAAGATTGCCCACTAGCGGAGCAGATTGTGAATGAGGTGTTGATGAAGAATCTAAAGAAAGATGCTACTCTTGCTCCAGCCATTGTTCGTCTCTTCTCGCATGATTGTTTGGTCCAGGTAATTTATTACATGCACCCTTGGAGCTagactaaatattttcaaaaaggtatAATTTTATCTATTTTCGTATTTAGTCATGTAATTTGGTTATTTTGGTCCAATTTTTGCTGAAATGTCCAGTTTTAGCTAGGCTATAAAATTCGATCACATGGTAACAATATATTTGGAGATTTTCATCTAATTTTTTTGAGGCCGTcgtcttttttttttagtatgcttttttttttccatgGAATATTTATCATTTCGGTTTGTTGTGGTGGAATTTTAGGTGAAATTTCACTATATCATTTCTGTCCAAAttgaaaaatcctcaaatttgtTATCGTATCATCGGATTTATGGCATATTAAGCAATTTATGGTTAAAAAATTGGACGCTCACATAAAAATCAGACCAAAATAGCAAAAATATAGAAGTTAGCAAAACAATATccaaatttgatttataagacTAAAAGAGAAAACatgaaaactaaaaaaaaaatatcttgaAATAGCTATTTTCTCCTTTCTCCCTCctcttgtatttttttaaaaaatcataattcaTTGAAATATGATactatatttatgaaaattacaaAAGTAGTCTTTCAATTTGGCGCGTTTTAATTTGTTATCGTCACAGTTTGATTT
Proteins encoded:
- the LOC140884961 gene encoding peroxidase 5-like, producing MAARGRMTAATLVFCSLILTLLASASKTTIPYPNDVKTLPEKNTGHTEPQTRLLLDNEYSDENENENENESNGDEPAEGNAPQGLIQGFYKSDCPRAEQIVNEVMTKNMHKDHGLAAAIVRLFTHDCLVKGCDASILLEHTPEGEFKVEKNSAINSPFIRGYDEIYEIKERLEAECPGIVSCADILAFANRDALVHSGLPAYEVAGGRRDGLSSLATNVMNNVPLLTASAQGIIDIFNRKGLTLEDMVVLDGAHSIGSAHCVNVKPRISNGSSMVPPSYVHKLRSTCAIIGNTVSLDPLTPNKMDARIYDEFLGNRAVLLPDDVLAREPNVNAVMKKLAGDQDGWLAKFVVAVIKMGEIEVLTGDKGEIRKDCRAVN